From a single Callithrix jacchus isolate 240 chromosome 5, calJac240_pri, whole genome shotgun sequence genomic region:
- the JPH2 gene encoding junctophilin-2 isoform X4 has translation MSGGRFDFDDGGAYCGGWEGGKAHGHGLCTGPKGQGEYSGSWNFGFEVAGVYTWPSGNTFEGYWSQGKRHGLGIETKGRWLYKGEWTHGFKGRYGIRQSSSSGAKYEGTWNNGLQDGYGTETYADGAPGKSTKKNG, from the coding sequence ATGAGCGGGGGCCGCTTCGACTTTGATGATGGTGGGGCGTACTGCGGGGGCTGGGAGGGGGGAAAGGCCCATGGGCACGGACTGTGCACAGGCCCCAAGGGCCAGGGCGAATACTCTGGCTCCTGGAACTTTGGCTTTGAAGTGGCAGGTGTCTATACCTGGCCCAGCGGAAACACGTTTGAGGGATACTGGAGCCAGGGCAAACGACATGGGCTGGGCATAGAGACCAAGGGGCGCTGGCTCTACAAAGGCGAGTGGACACATGGCTTCAAGGGACGCTACGGGATCCGGCAGAGCTCAAGCAGCGGTGCCAAGTATGAGGGCACTTGGAACAATGGCCTGCAAGACGGCTATGGCACCGAGACCTATGCTGATGGAG